The genomic region TCAATGCGTAGCACGCCACCAGTATCCGCAGAGTACAAGGCCCAGAACTTCCAGGCGCTCAGCTTGCGCTCAGGACGGGTGTGGAAGACCGTGCCCACGCGCGTCTCCCCCAGCGCATGGTCAATTCTTTCCGCGGAAGTTAGCAGCACAGGAATGCCTGCGCGGGTAGCCAGCCGGGCAGCTTGCACTTTGGAGGCCATGCCGCCGGTGCCTACCTTGCCGCCATCGCCAGCCTCGACCGGTTTGAGATCTTTCCCAGTGCGAATTTCAGAAATGAAGGTGGCATCGGGCTCGGCCGGGTTTTTATCGTACAAACCATCCACGTCAGATAGCAGGTACAGCGCCTCTGCCTCGGTCAGCTGCGCAACCAAAGCGGATAGACGGTCATTATCGCCAAAGCGCATCTCGGAGGTAGCAACGGTGTCATTTTCATTGACGATGGGAACTACGCCCCAGTGCAATAGCTTATCGATGGTTCGCTTAGCATTGCGGGTTCGATCACGTTGGCCAGCGTCAGAGGCGGTAAGCAGGACTTGGCCGACGGTGCGGCCATGGCGGGCAAAAGACCTGGACCATTCGTTGGCCAAGTGAATCTGGCCAACGGAGGCGGTTGCCTGCTTGGCAGCCAAGCCACGCGGGCGTTCTTTCAAACCCAGCGGGCGCATACCAGCGGCAACCGTGCCGGAAGACACGATAATGACGTCAGTGTTTTCCATGCGCTTAACTACGGCATCAACGATGCGGTCAATCTTGTCACTCGCGACCGAAAAATCTTCTTCGGTCAGCGAGGAGGAACCAATCTTTACCACGATTCGGTTCGCAGAATTGATCTGTGCTCGCAGGGTAGCTTCTGGCAACAGGTCTGACGGGGACTCGGAAGTTGTCGAAGAACTCATGCCATAATCTTAGCCCTGCCAACGATCCTTATTCGCAGATTCTCGGGTAATTTCTTCATCTTGACCGAAATCAAATTCGTCAATAAGGCCACGACGTGCTTGGGAGGCGCGCTTACGCTCCGCAGCAGACGGACGTGATGTTCCCAACAATCGCGCATCTTGGCCACGGCCGGCCAATGTTGGGTCGCCTCCGGTCATCGGTTCCCACTCGAAAGTGATGTAGCCGATGGTCACCGGACAGCCTTCCACAGCCCCCTGCTTGCGCAGTGCGTCTTCCACGCCGGCCTTCGCCAAACGGTCGGAGAGATAGCCCACGGCCTCGTCGTTTTCAAAGTCAGTCTGGGTAATCCACCGCTCGATCTTCTCGCCTTCGACGATGAATCCGCCCTCAACCTCAGGATCTGGCTTGACGGTGAAGTCGGCGAAACGACCAGTATTCTTCTTCCCCACTGCCTTGGGGCGGATGATGGTGTGTTCCGTATCCATCTTCACCCGTGGCTGGGACTTGCGGTGTTTAGTCACCATCTCCAACAGTTTGTACTTCAAAGGCTCCAAGCCCTTGCGCGCAACCGCGGAGATGATAAAGACGGGCCATCCGAATTGTTCTTCGAGGTCTTCTTTAACGAATTCCGCTAGCTCTTCCGCTTCGGGCACATCCGCCTTATTCAAGATGATGATGCGCTGACGATCGCGAAGATCTCCCAAGCCGGTATCAGCATCAAGCGCGGATTGGTAGCTGGCCAATTCCTTTTCCAGCGCTTCAATATCCGACTGCGGATCGCGCCCTGGCTCAATCGATGCAGTATCGACTACGTGAGCCAGCACCGCGGTGCGCTCAATGTGGCGCAGAAAATCAAGGCCTAAGCCCTTGCCGTCAGCAGCACCTGGAATCAAGCCTGGCACATCAGCGATGGTAAAGGACGAGTCTCCCATATCGACCACGCCGAGGTTCGGCTGCAACGTGGTAAAGGGATAATCACCGATTTTGGGCTTGGCCGCAGACAACACCGAGATCAATGACGATTTACCAGCTGAGGGGAAACCAACTAAGCCCACATCAGCCATGGATTTAAGCTCCAGCACCAGGTCATGCTGCTGTCCTGGCTCGCCCTGCAGGGCAAAGCCTGGGGCCTTACGCTGCGCGGAGGCAAGGGCGGCATTGCCCAGACCACCAAAACCACCTTCGGCTGCAATAAAGCGCGTGCCTGGGACGGTGAGATCGGCGAGCAACTCGCCCTTGCTGTTGTGCACCACGGTGCCAGCGGGCACGTGCATAATCAAGTCCTCACCACGGGCACCATTGCGGTGGTCACCAGCGCCATTGGCTCCGCGGTTGGCCTTGATATGCGGGCGGTAGTGGAAGTCCATCAGGGTGTGAATCTGCGGGGATACTTCAAAGACGATATCGCCTCCGTGCCCGCCGTTACCGCCATCGGGGCCACCGAGCGGCTTGAACTTTTCACGGTGTACGGACACACAGCCGTGCCCGCCGTCGCCGGCTTGCAGGTGTAGTACAACGCGGTCAATAAATCGTGCCAACTCGATAACTCCTCGAGAAAAAATTTGGTTGTGGCTTGCCAGTTTACCTAAAAGCAAGCATCAAAAGAAAAGAGCCTGACCCCGTCAGGGAGCCAGACTCTTTAGTCGCGCTGGAATGCGCTTGCACTTATGCAGTTGCTTCTGCAACCTGCTCGGTGGCTGGAACGATGTTCACGGTGCGGCGGTTGCGCTTGATAGCGAACTCAACTGCACCTGCTTCGAGAGCGAACAAGGTGTCGTCGCCGCCGCGTCCAACGTTCTCACCTGGGTGGAACTTGGTGCCGCGCTGACGAACGATGATCTCGCCGGCCTTAACCTGCTGACCACCGAAACGCTTGACGCCAAGACGCTTAGCCTCAGAGTCGCGACCGTTGGAAGTGCTGGAAGCACCCTTCTTCGTTGCCATGTGGTTTCCCTCCTTCTAAAGGTGTTCGGTGGCTAGTTACTTAATGCCGGTAATTTTGACTACAGTCAGCGGCTGGCGATGGCCCATGCGCTTTTTGTAGCCAGTCTTGTTCTTGTACTTCATGATGTCAATCTTTGGGCCACGTGCGTGCTCAACGATTTCAGCCGCAACTTCAACCTTGGACAGGTCATCAGCCTTGGACTTAACATCTGCGCCATCAACGAGCAGAACCGGGGTAAGAGCTACGGACGAACCCGGCTCACCCTCGATCTTCTCGATCTTGACGAGGTCACCTTCGGCAACCTTGTACTGCTTTCCGCCGGTCTTGACGATCGCGTACATAGAGGGTTACCCCTTATCTAAACTCGGCTCAAGAACCTGCCTGGGCGTTAGCTAATAAGACAAGTCCCTGAATGGACAATTACTTCAAACAGTGCCTAGGCGGTGCACCATCCCAACAGGACGGCAAAATCTTCGCCTAAACAGCAACTGTCAAAGAGTACCCCGAGAGAGGCCTAAAATACAAACCGCGTCATCGACACGGCCTCGATCCACTTTGACTGTTGCGCAGCCAATACTCACAATGAGTACATCTTGCCTAAAAGTAAGAGTACCGCCCGCTTCCGCAGATCCGAAAATCGTGGCCGGCTGCACTCTCATACAACCGGCCACGTAAAGCCCAGCGGGCTAGAAAACGGCCCTACTTAGTTATTACCGCGGCGCGAGACCCGACGGCGCGTACGCCCACCGGAATTCTTAGCGCCAGAGTTCGAACCGCCTTGTGCACTGCGCTGTTGCGAACTGCGCTGCTTCCCATTGCGTGACTGCGCCTTTGATCCCTGCGCATTCGCCGACTGCGAAGACTGAGCGTTATTGCTGCGCTTAGCAGGTTTACCGCCGGTCGCGGAAGCTTGAGAAGCCTGTGGGCTCCGCTGTCCATCTTCACGCACTGCCACGCGACGGACTGCTCGCTTACGACCGCGGCGCACCGTGGTTACTTCCACGCCACTATCGGTTCGCTTGCGCTGCACCTCTACACCAGAACCATCATCCGGACGCGACTGCGCGGAAACAGTGTTTTCCTTAGGCGCCGAATTATGACCAGCGTTGCGAGGCTGGGAGGTACGACGCACAGCACGGCGACGTCCACGGGTTACCGCTTGTACTTGAGCACGCTTTTGCTCCCCACGCGAGGACCCAGGCTTCTGTTCAGACTCATGCTGGGCCTTCTCCGATGCGGACTCAGCCTGCGCCGCAGACTGTTGTTGCGCTACCACCGGCTTGCGATTGCGCGCGCGAACGCGACGACGCTTGGTGTCCTTGTGAATTTCCATGCCACCGTCAGCCGCAGAGCCACCTTGTGAAGCATCGCTCTGCGATGTATCACGCTGCGTTGTACCGCGGTCTTCCGAGGATGCGAAGTCTTCGCGGCGTGGTGGATAGTCACTTCGGGAATTTCCACGAGTCTTGCGTTTGCGGCGTGGCGACTGTTCGTATTCCTTCAGCGCTTGCTCATAGCTTCGCCCACCAGTGTCCGCGTCAGCCGAATCTTCGGACACGTAGGTGGAGAACTCGCCAACATCGTCAAGCGATTCTGCACGATCGGATGCTGCATAAGCAATGGATTCGATATCAGTAACCGAATTATCCGACTTCGTGTCCCGCTGAGCCTCCTCTTCAACCTGTGAAGAGTCCACAACAATGCCGGCAATCAAATCTTCCAAGCTCGAGTCATCGCTGCGCTTGTCAGAACGACGCGCATCATGGCGACTCGAGTCGTGGCGCCTCGAGTCCTGCGAGCGACGCTGTGACGAGCTACGGCGCGCCTTGCGACGCCCACCAGACTCCGTCGGAGTCTGCTTGTCCTCATCAGATGCTTGCTCATCATGCGCTTCTTCGGACTCATCTTTGTGCGCATGCTTGTCCTGACGAGTGTGGTCACGGTGCTTCTTCGCGCTACGACGCTTGTCATCGCGAGCATCGTGGCGGTGGTCATGTGCCTCGCTCGGGTCTTCTTCGACCGGATCTTCATGCAGGATAAGCCCGCGACCCTGACATACTTCACATTCCGTGGAGAAAATCTCTAGCAGACCAGAGCCCAAGCGCTTACGCGTCATCTGCACCAAGCCCAGCGACGTTACCTCTGATACCTGGTGGCGGGTGCGGTCACGGCCCAGGGCTTCTTTCAATCGGCGCAGCACCAGCTCTTGGTTTTCTGGCAACACCATGTCGATGAAGTCAACAACAATCATGCCGCCGAGATCCCGCAGGCGCATTTGACGCACGATTTCCTCGGCCGCTTCCAAGTTATTCTTGGTCACGGTTTCTTCCAGGTTGCCGCCAGTGCCGGTGAATTTGCCGGTATTTACGTCAACCACGGTCATCGCTTCGGTGCGGTCAATGACCAAAGTGCCGCCCGACGGCAGCCAGACCTTGCGCGATAGTGCCTTGTGCAGCTGCTCGTCAATGCGGTAGGTCTCAAAGGCATCGATGCCGCCATTGTCCGCGCGGTTATAACGAGATACCCGGTCGGCCAATTCTGGTGCCAACCTATTGACGTAGGAGCTGACGACTTCATAAGGGCGCTTACCGTCGACGACGAGACGGTCAAAGTCCTCATTGAACAAGTCACGGACAACCTTGACCAGCATCTGCGGTTCTTCGTACAGTGCGACCGGCTCAGTGCCCTTGGAAGCCTTTTCTTTCTCAGCAGCTTCCTTGATCTCATTCCATGTGTCATGCAAACGGTTGACATCGGCAGCAATGGCTTCTTCCGCCACATTTTCTGCCGCCGTGCGAATAATCGCACCGCCTTGTTCTGGAACAACCTTTTCCAAAATCTCCCGCAAGCGCTTA from Corynebacterium ammoniagenes DSM 20306 harbors:
- the proB gene encoding glutamate 5-kinase, giving the protein MSSSTTSESPSDLLPEATLRAQINSANRIVVKIGSSSLTEEDFSVASDKIDRIVDAVVKRMENTDVIIVSSGTVAAGMRPLGLKERPRGLAAKQATASVGQIHLANEWSRSFARHGRTVGQVLLTASDAGQRDRTRNAKRTIDKLLHWGVVPIVNENDTVATSEMRFGDNDRLSALVAQLTEAEALYLLSDVDGLYDKNPAEPDATFISEIRTGKDLKPVEAGDGGKVGTGGMASKVQAARLATRAGIPVLLTSAERIDHALGETRVGTVFHTRPERKLSAWKFWALYSADTGGVLRIDAGAMKAVTEERHSLLSVGITSVDGEFTSGEIVEIVGPNGEIIGRGEVSVDSTDLRQMMGKQTTDLPEHLQRPVVHADYLSNFVSRV
- the obgE gene encoding GTPase ObgE, yielding MARFIDRVVLHLQAGDGGHGCVSVHREKFKPLGGPDGGNGGHGGDIVFEVSPQIHTLMDFHYRPHIKANRGANGAGDHRNGARGEDLIMHVPAGTVVHNSKGELLADLTVPGTRFIAAEGGFGGLGNAALASAQRKAPGFALQGEPGQQHDLVLELKSMADVGLVGFPSAGKSSLISVLSAAKPKIGDYPFTTLQPNLGVVDMGDSSFTIADVPGLIPGAADGKGLGLDFLRHIERTAVLAHVVDTASIEPGRDPQSDIEALEKELASYQSALDADTGLGDLRDRQRIIILNKADVPEAEELAEFVKEDLEEQFGWPVFIISAVARKGLEPLKYKLLEMVTKHRKSQPRVKMDTEHTIIRPKAVGKKNTGRFADFTVKPDPEVEGGFIVEGEKIERWITQTDFENDEAVGYLSDRLAKAGVEDALRKQGAVEGCPVTIGYITFEWEPMTGGDPTLAGRGQDARLLGTSRPSAAERKRASQARRGLIDEFDFGQDEEITRESANKDRWQG
- the rpmA gene encoding 50S ribosomal protein L27 — protein: MATKKGASSTSNGRDSEAKRLGVKRFGGQQVKAGEIIVRQRGTKFHPGENVGRGGDDTLFALEAGAVEFAIKRNRRTVNIVPATEQVAEATA
- the rplU gene encoding 50S ribosomal protein L21 — translated: MYAIVKTGGKQYKVAEGDLVKIEKIEGEPGSSVALTPVLLVDGADVKSKADDLSKVEVAAEIVEHARGPKIDIMKYKNKTGYKKRMGHRQPLTVVKITGIK
- a CDS encoding translation initiation factor IF-2 N-terminal domain-containing protein → MATADEQLNEQLAGAAALAGQIDRKQLGERVRVYTLAKQLGISSKLLIAQLQTQGISKKAQSALTAEEIKRLFGSLQASNPAPVADVEDSAPTEAAEAPKTAVKKTAKKPAKKAAKASKKSTSKRAAKAAATADVEPAQEQKQSKADDAAADKQPAEGEQSSSEAPVTPAAEETPAKKTRKRAVRKTTRAASKKSTPRAEDEEAAGAKSEPAAAEVGAEVDEAVAQSEQAEPANSVDTPDTPDTAEPSSHEETSQEEALQTPTRKRSRTRRVVKRTGGVPEATASEVPAQPQADATDATDATDATDDEGSNGDDGSDKLRYRVQKNVENEIQQIEGKVESELAAAALEALAEKQHEDSDSHDIDIDDSFVESLLTPPEKPKVEDDDVLAAYAPIFMPPKPVKAAQAPATSGEGEDSEESHDDHDDESQESSSRRRRGRRGTSRGRGKEAPAQAEQEKKNAVEIIDEPRGIKGSTRIESQRRRRAEMRTKDRESRHVVTQAEFLARREAVERTMVVRERERHDGHGNITQVGVLEDGMLVEHFVTDETNTSIIGNIYLGRVQNVLPSMEAAFIDIGTGRNGVLYAGEVNWRQAGLGGRARKIEQAMKSGDQVLVQVAKDPVGHKGPRLTTQVSLPGRFLVYVPGGRNAGISRKLPAPERKRLREILEKVVPEQGGAIIRTAAENVAEEAIAADVNRLHDTWNEIKEAAEKEKASKGTEPVALYEEPQMLVKVVRDLFNEDFDRLVVDGKRPYEVVSSYVNRLAPELADRVSRYNRADNGGIDAFETYRIDEQLHKALSRKVWLPSGGTLVIDRTEAMTVVDVNTGKFTGTGGNLEETVTKNNLEAAEEIVRQMRLRDLGGMIVVDFIDMVLPENQELVLRRLKEALGRDRTRHQVSEVTSLGLVQMTRKRLGSGLLEIFSTECEVCQGRGLILHEDPVEEDPSEAHDHRHDARDDKRRSAKKHRDHTRQDKHAHKDESEEAHDEQASDEDKQTPTESGGRRKARRSSSQRRSQDSRRHDSSRHDARRSDKRSDDSSLEDLIAGIVVDSSQVEEEAQRDTKSDNSVTDIESIAYAASDRAESLDDVGEFSTYVSEDSADADTGGRSYEQALKEYEQSPRRKRKTRGNSRSDYPPRREDFASSEDRGTTQRDTSQSDASQGGSAADGGMEIHKDTKRRRVRARNRKPVVAQQQSAAQAESASEKAQHESEQKPGSSRGEQKRAQVQAVTRGRRRAVRRTSQPRNAGHNSAPKENTVSAQSRPDDGSGVEVQRKRTDSGVEVTTVRRGRKRAVRRVAVREDGQRSPQASQASATGGKPAKRSNNAQSSQSANAQGSKAQSRNGKQRSSQQRSAQGGSNSGAKNSGGRTRRRVSRRGNN